The following coding sequences lie in one beta proteobacterium CB genomic window:
- a CDS encoding Methionyl-tRNA formyltransferase, producing the protein MRIVFAGTPEFAAQAMRAIEKAGHQIVLALTQPDRRAGRGMHLQASPVKIFAQEKNIPVLQPESLKQNHADLQKRAAAQEAYQYLSGIDFDAMVVVAYGLILPQDILDLAARNGRHGCFNIHASLLPRWRGAAPIQRSIESGDALTGVSIMQMDPGLDTGDTVLVGDLKITPEETSASLHDRLAALGAELMVKTLNELDQGLTVTRTPQATEGITYAEKILKSEAEIDWRLSAAEIDRRIRAFNPFPGSTSSLGGEQLKLWSSRLSDKVQTHQDTTPGQVLGFSGNGVYVQCGEGVIEILEMQKPGGKRIAASLCISSGVNTNSLMRFEKLANMQGGANV; encoded by the coding sequence ATGAGAATTGTTTTTGCTGGTACCCCAGAGTTTGCTGCGCAAGCAATGCGCGCAATAGAAAAGGCTGGCCATCAAATTGTTTTAGCGCTCACTCAGCCAGATCGCCGTGCTGGTCGCGGCATGCACTTGCAGGCGAGCCCTGTAAAAATATTTGCGCAAGAGAAAAATATTCCCGTATTACAACCAGAATCCCTGAAGCAGAATCATGCCGACCTGCAGAAACGAGCGGCAGCGCAAGAGGCGTATCAATATTTATCTGGTATTGATTTTGATGCAATGGTTGTTGTTGCTTATGGATTAATTCTTCCTCAAGATATTCTTGATCTTGCTGCTCGCAATGGTAGGCATGGCTGCTTTAACATTCATGCCTCTCTGCTGCCAAGGTGGCGCGGTGCAGCGCCAATACAGCGTTCCATTGAGAGTGGTGATGCTCTTACGGGTGTGAGCATCATGCAAATGGATCCAGGCTTAGATACTGGCGACACTGTTTTGGTTGGTGATTTGAAAATAACACCCGAAGAAACTAGCGCATCACTCCATGATCGTCTTGCGGCCCTAGGCGCTGAGTTGATGGTGAAAACTCTCAACGAGTTAGATCAAGGCCTTACCGTTACAAGAACTCCGCAGGCTACTGAAGGTATTACGTACGCAGAAAAAATATTAAAGAGTGAGGCAGAAATTGATTGGCGGCTAAGCGCCGCTGAAATCGATCGACGTATTCGAGCCTTCAATCCATTTCCTGGATCCACAAGCAGTCTTGGCGGGGAACAGCTGAAGCTTTGGAGTTCTCGTTTGTCTGACAAAGTGCAAACACATCAAGACACTACTCCTGGGCAGGTTTTGGGCTTTAGTGGAAATGGCGTGTACGTGCAATGTGGAGAGGGTGTTATCGAAATTTTAGAAATGCAAAAGCCTGGTGGAAAACGAATTGCTGCCAGCCTATGTATTTCTAGTGGTGTTAATACAAACTCCTTAATGAGATTTGAAAAGCTCGCAAATATGCAAGGAGGCGCGAATGTTTAA
- the def gene encoding Peptide deformylase: protein MALLTVLCYPDPRLHKVAKPVAQVDARIKKIVADMAETMYDAPGVGLAATQVDIHERIVVIDVSDNQNELMVFINPELVWASSEKKSWREGCLSVPEYYDEVDRPAVVRVKALDINGKEFEVEADGLLSVCLQHEMDHLQGKVFVEYLSMLKRNRISLKMKKRAKELVGER from the coding sequence ATGGCTTTATTAACTGTCCTTTGTTACCCAGACCCACGCCTACACAAGGTTGCCAAACCCGTAGCGCAGGTAGATGCGCGCATCAAAAAAATTGTGGCTGATATGGCCGAGACTATGTATGACGCACCTGGTGTTGGCTTGGCTGCAACTCAGGTAGATATTCATGAGCGAATTGTTGTGATTGATGTCTCGGATAATCAAAACGAGTTAATGGTCTTCATTAATCCTGAGTTGGTTTGGGCAAGCTCAGAAAAAAAATCCTGGCGTGAGGGCTGTCTTTCTGTACCCGAGTATTACGATGAAGTTGATCGTCCAGCGGTGGTGCGAGTAAAGGCCCTCGACATCAATGGAAAAGAATTTGAAGTAGAGGCAGATGGTTTGTTATCGGTCTGCTTGCAACACGAGATGGATCATTTACAAGGCAAAGTATTTGTTGAGTATCTCTCGATGTTGAAGCGCAATCGTATTTCTCTCAAAATGAAAAAGCGCGCAAAAGAATTAGTAGGCGAGCGCTAA
- a CDS encoding DNA protecting protein DprA — MRTQKNPNILQIQRNSPDYPARLLDLYDPPKSLYIYGDIRLLNAPTIAIVGSRVASPEGVKNAHHFAQALSAEGYLIVSGLARGIDGAAHLGALGPNRKHPTLAVCGTGLDIVYPREHLGLAQAIGDAGLLVSELAPGSGPKTWHFPRRNRIIAALSIGILVVEAAERSGSLITARLGCELGREIFAIPGSIDSPLKKGCHQLLQQGAKLVQSPKDILEELPKWSKTRFKGI; from the coding sequence ATGCGCACCCAAAAAAACCCAAACATCCTCCAAATTCAACGAAATTCTCCTGACTACCCAGCTCGCCTACTGGATTTATACGATCCACCCAAGTCACTCTATATATACGGTGATATTCGTCTACTAAACGCACCAACAATTGCCATCGTAGGCTCAAGGGTTGCGAGCCCGGAGGGAGTCAAAAATGCGCACCATTTTGCGCAAGCCTTATCTGCTGAGGGTTATCTCATTGTTTCCGGACTGGCACGGGGCATTGATGGAGCCGCCCACTTAGGCGCTCTGGGGCCAAATCGTAAGCATCCAACCCTAGCGGTATGTGGAACAGGGCTGGATATCGTGTACCCAAGAGAACATCTTGGGTTAGCCCAAGCCATTGGTGACGCAGGCCTCCTGGTATCTGAGCTAGCCCCAGGGTCAGGGCCAAAGACATGGCACTTCCCACGCAGGAACCGCATCATTGCCGCCCTCTCCATTGGAATCCTAGTAGTTGAGGCGGCCGAGCGCTCTGGCTCGCTCATTACAGCAAGGCTAGGCTGCGAGCTCGGCAGAGAGATTTTTGCTATTCCAGGGTCGATAGATAGCCCCCTTAAAAAGGGCTGCCACCAGCTACTTCAACAGGGGGCTAAGCTGGTTCAATCCCCAAAAGACATCCTTGAGGAGCTACCAAAATGGTCAAAAACCCGTTTTAAAGGTATTTAA